Below is a genomic region from Vibrio pomeroyi.
AAGCCATGAAGAACGCGCTATCTACTTTAATATCGGTAGTGGCTTTTAGAACAACCCAAAACTTGAATTTTTCCCAAGAAAAAGGCGCTAATCAGCGCCTTTTCGTTTTCTATCACTTTCTTGTAGCAAGATTACTTCTTACGGCAGAACTCAGCGATTACGTACATTGATTGACCGCCGTTTGTTTTACCAGAAACAAGCTTAGGATCGTCACCAACGCTGATGCCACGGATAACAGTACCTTGCTTAATCACTTGGTTAGTACCTTTGATTGGCAGGTCTTTGATTACTGTTACGTCGTCACCTTTCTTAAGTTCAACGCCGTTCACGTCAAGAGGCTTGTCATCAGCAGACATACCGATTTGTGCCCAAACTGACGTTTCTTCTTCAAGGTACATCATGTCTAGCGCGTCTTGAGCCCAGCTTTCTGTGTTCAGACGAGTAAGTTGACG
It encodes:
- a CDS encoding PhnA domain-containing protein, which encodes MSSEATMLERCQSKCELCGSDSSLTAYAVPPHSHVTVDHGIMVCDKCLGEIDDPKDINHWRCLTDSMWSQEAPVQVTAWRQLTRLNTESWAQDALDMMYLEEETSVWAQIGMSADDKPLDVNGVELKKGDDVTVIKDLPIKGTNQVIKQGTVIRGISVGDDPKLVSGKTNGGQSMYVIAEFCRKK